Proteins found in one Drosophila busckii strain San Diego stock center, stock number 13000-0081.31 chromosome 2R, ASM1175060v1, whole genome shotgun sequence genomic segment:
- the LOC108596681 gene encoding serine protease inhibitor 42Dd isoform X1, whose amino-acid sequence MLFHKLGLLLCLLYTMTDAAAVGDGAKDVTAGEARFASKLYGVLSKARTADNLIVSPASIRAALAMAYLGAEGSTELELQRGLELPVGNKSQVAQQFAELLSAAKAEVAAEDEEEQPKLKYANRIYVTDKYALAEKFQQLASKYFGAAAESVSFEQSTETAQRINAWVEQQTNGLIKELVSSSGLNAQTAAMLINAIYFKADWRNNFEDYATSPREFLQRQGERITVDTMYQSDYFNYAQLPALNATAVELPYRGTDIVFMIILPQQQQGLAALESKLEQMDLHAISSQLRRQKVELSLPKFKFEFDVSLQQTLEQLGLKELFSTQANFGSMLQAAAPLHISEVKHKAYIELNEKGTSAAGATFVKVSLESYIENEVSYEFKVDHPFFFAIKNSEHIYFMGHVNQLS is encoded by the exons ATGTTAT TCCACAAGCTTGGTCTATTATTGTGTTTGCTGTACACCATGACAGACGCTGCAGCTGTTGGGGATGGGGCAAAGGACGTCACCGCAGGCGAGGCAAGGTTTGCGTCAAAGCTTTACGGCGTATTGTCCAAAGCCCGGACGGCTGACAATCTCATCGTATCGCCGGCAAGCATTAGAGCTGCATTGGCGATGGCATATCTGGGCGCCGAGGGCAGCacggagctggagctgcagcgaGGTCTCGAATTGCCTGTTGGCAACAAAAGTCAGGTGGCCCAGCAATTTGCAGAGCTGCTAAGCGCGGCCAAGGCCGAAGTGGCGGCAGAGGATGAGGAGGAGCAGCCAAAACTGAAATACGCCAATCGCATTTACGTGACGGACAAATACGCATTGGCCGAGAAATTTCAGCAGCTggccagcaaatattttggcgCGGCAGCGGAGAGTGTAAGTTTCGAGCAGAGCACGGAGACAGCGCAACGCATCAACGCTTGGGTGGAGCAGCAAACGAATGGCTTAATCAAAGAGCTGGTGTCGTCGAGTGGGCTGAATGCCCAAACAGCGGCAATGTTGATTAATGCCATCTACTTCAAGGCTGATTGGCGCAACAACTTTGAGGATTATGCCACATCGCCACGTGAGTTTCTGCAGCGCCAGGGCGAGCGCATAACGGTGGACACTATGTATCAGTCGGACTACTTTAACTACGCACAGTTGCCAGCACTTAACGCCACCGCAGTGGAGTTGCCCTATAGGGGCACAGATATTGTCTTTATGATCAttctgccgcagcagcagcagggacTGGCGGCACTTGAATCCAAGCTGGAGCAAATGGACTTGCATGCAATCAGCTCGCAGTTGCGTAGACAGAAAGTTGAGCTCTCGCTGCCAAAGTTCAAATTCGAGTTTGATGTTTCACTGCAGCAGACGCTGGAGCAG TTGGGACTCAAGGAGCTGTTCAGCACGCAGGCAAACTTTggcagcatgttgcaagcagcagcgccgctgcACATAAGCGAGGTCAAGCACAAGGCTTACATAGAGCTCAACGAGAAGGGCACGAGTGCCGCAGGCGCCACCT TTGTTAAAGTGTCGCTGGAGTCGTACATTGAGAACGAAGTTAGCTATGAGTTCAAGGTGGATCATCCGTTCTTCTTTGCCATCAAGAACAGCGAGCACATTTACTTCATGGGCCATGTCAATCAACTGagctaa
- the LOC108596681 gene encoding serine protease inhibitor 42Dd isoform X2, with protein sequence MTDAAAVGDGAKDVTAGEARFASKLYGVLSKARTADNLIVSPASIRAALAMAYLGAEGSTELELQRGLELPVGNKSQVAQQFAELLSAAKAEVAAEDEEEQPKLKYANRIYVTDKYALAEKFQQLASKYFGAAAESVSFEQSTETAQRINAWVEQQTNGLIKELVSSSGLNAQTAAMLINAIYFKADWRNNFEDYATSPREFLQRQGERITVDTMYQSDYFNYAQLPALNATAVELPYRGTDIVFMIILPQQQQGLAALESKLEQMDLHAISSQLRRQKVELSLPKFKFEFDVSLQQTLEQLGLKELFSTQANFGSMLQAAAPLHISEVKHKAYIELNEKGTSAAGATFVKVSLESYIENEVSYEFKVDHPFFFAIKNSEHIYFMGHVNQLS encoded by the exons ATGACAGACGCTGCAGCTGTTGGGGATGGGGCAAAGGACGTCACCGCAGGCGAGGCAAGGTTTGCGTCAAAGCTTTACGGCGTATTGTCCAAAGCCCGGACGGCTGACAATCTCATCGTATCGCCGGCAAGCATTAGAGCTGCATTGGCGATGGCATATCTGGGCGCCGAGGGCAGCacggagctggagctgcagcgaGGTCTCGAATTGCCTGTTGGCAACAAAAGTCAGGTGGCCCAGCAATTTGCAGAGCTGCTAAGCGCGGCCAAGGCCGAAGTGGCGGCAGAGGATGAGGAGGAGCAGCCAAAACTGAAATACGCCAATCGCATTTACGTGACGGACAAATACGCATTGGCCGAGAAATTTCAGCAGCTggccagcaaatattttggcgCGGCAGCGGAGAGTGTAAGTTTCGAGCAGAGCACGGAGACAGCGCAACGCATCAACGCTTGGGTGGAGCAGCAAACGAATGGCTTAATCAAAGAGCTGGTGTCGTCGAGTGGGCTGAATGCCCAAACAGCGGCAATGTTGATTAATGCCATCTACTTCAAGGCTGATTGGCGCAACAACTTTGAGGATTATGCCACATCGCCACGTGAGTTTCTGCAGCGCCAGGGCGAGCGCATAACGGTGGACACTATGTATCAGTCGGACTACTTTAACTACGCACAGTTGCCAGCACTTAACGCCACCGCAGTGGAGTTGCCCTATAGGGGCACAGATATTGTCTTTATGATCAttctgccgcagcagcagcagggacTGGCGGCACTTGAATCCAAGCTGGAGCAAATGGACTTGCATGCAATCAGCTCGCAGTTGCGTAGACAGAAAGTTGAGCTCTCGCTGCCAAAGTTCAAATTCGAGTTTGATGTTTCACTGCAGCAGACGCTGGAGCAG TTGGGACTCAAGGAGCTGTTCAGCACGCAGGCAAACTTTggcagcatgttgcaagcagcagcgccgctgcACATAAGCGAGGTCAAGCACAAGGCTTACATAGAGCTCAACGAGAAGGGCACGAGTGCCGCAGGCGCCACCT TTGTTAAAGTGTCGCTGGAGTCGTACATTGAGAACGAAGTTAGCTATGAGTTCAAGGTGGATCATCCGTTCTTCTTTGCCATCAAGAACAGCGAGCACATTTACTTCATGGGCCATGTCAATCAACTGagctaa